From Roseburia hominis, the proteins below share one genomic window:
- a CDS encoding tyrosine-type recombinase/integrase, with amino-acid sequence MNLENKLEMYLEYCEYRKELDKKTLKAYRIDLHQYFAFVGAERPEKEKIEEYITQLHKNYKQKTVKRKIASIKAYYNYLEEAEIIDENPFRKIRVKFKENVTLPRIIPREEIEQLLNQMYQCLNGNNTISRKCMLRDTAVVEMFFATGARVYEISNIREDSINLNTGLIRLMGKGGKERYVQIGNYAVLTVLRKYYAQNEQAIKESGYFFVNNRGNRYTEQSIRLMLRKYTKLAQIERNITPHMFRHSFATYLIEEGVDVSCVQQILGHSSIKTTQIYIHIASKKQAEILREMHPRNHMNIVGAA; translated from the coding sequence ATGAACTTGGAGAATAAGCTGGAAATGTATTTAGAGTATTGTGAATATCGAAAGGAACTGGATAAGAAAACATTAAAGGCGTATCGCATTGATTTGCATCAGTATTTTGCATTTGTTGGTGCGGAGAGGCCTGAAAAGGAGAAAATAGAAGAATATATTACACAACTACATAAAAATTATAAGCAGAAGACTGTAAAGAGGAAAATAGCATCCATAAAAGCGTATTATAATTATCTGGAAGAGGCAGAAATCATTGACGAAAATCCATTTCGGAAAATAAGAGTTAAATTTAAAGAAAATGTAACCCTTCCAAGAATCATTCCGCGGGAGGAGATCGAGCAGCTTTTGAATCAGATGTATCAATGTTTAAATGGAAATAATACGATATCCCGCAAATGCATGCTGCGGGATACGGCGGTTGTAGAGATGTTTTTCGCAACTGGGGCGAGAGTATATGAAATCTCGAATATACGGGAGGATAGTATCAATTTAAATACGGGACTTATAAGGCTTATGGGGAAAGGCGGGAAGGAACGATATGTTCAGATTGGAAATTATGCTGTTCTGACAGTTCTGAGAAAGTATTATGCGCAAAACGAGCAGGCAATCAAGGAGAGTGGGTATTTTTTTGTGAACAATAGAGGAAATCGGTATACGGAGCAATCCATTCGGCTGATGTTAAGAAAATATACGAAACTGGCACAAATCGAAAGAAACATTACGCCTCATATGTTCAGGCATTCGTTTGCCACTTATTTAATTGAGGAAGGGGTGGATGTGAGTTGTGTTCAACAGATTTTGGGGCATAGTTCTATTAAAACGACACAGATTTATATACATATTGCATCGAAAAAACAGGCTGAAATTTTGAGAGAAATGCATCCGCGGAATCATATGAATATAGTCGGGGCTGCATAA
- a CDS encoding IS91 family transposase: protein MSENCTIQDVFNRFYSDYEKTHELSAAQRKAAYHIMNCKTGAFGVNVSVCEDCGCISVHYNSCRDRCCPMCQEFPKEKWVDARREDILDAPYFHVVFTVPEELNPVIYSNQKSLYNALYHAASDTLSELARDKKYLGADIGYICILHTWGSAMNFHPHIHTIVLGGGLDAKNHWKDNGEDFFLPVKVISRVFRGKYLAGLKQLWTDGKLEFHGTAEPYKNHYAFMELLDTCYAKEWIPYCKKPFRGAESVIKYLGKYTHRIAISNYRIKGMTDSTVTFTVKDYKNQGQWKELTLPGEEFIRRFLMHVPPKRFVRIRHYGLLSSRNKNKKIILCRNLLGCKKYISRLKDLDAPAIIKLLYNKDVCKCSSCGGNIIPLPSGRYYTRPEPHLLC from the coding sequence ATGAGCGAAAACTGCACGATACAGGATGTGTTTAACCGCTTTTATTCTGACTATGAGAAAACTCATGAACTGTCTGCGGCACAGCGAAAAGCAGCTTATCACATCATGAATTGCAAAACCGGTGCATTTGGTGTTAATGTAAGTGTTTGCGAGGACTGCGGCTGTATCTCCGTCCATTATAATTCCTGCAGGGACAGGTGTTGTCCCATGTGTCAGGAGTTTCCGAAGGAAAAGTGGGTAGATGCCCGCAGGGAGGATATACTGGACGCCCCATACTTTCATGTGGTTTTCACTGTGCCTGAGGAATTAAATCCTGTCATTTACAGCAACCAGAAGTCACTCTATAATGCCTTGTATCATGCAGCTTCAGATACTTTAAGCGAACTTGCCAGAGATAAAAAATACCTTGGGGCAGACATCGGTTATATCTGTATTCTCCACACTTGGGGAAGTGCGATGAATTTCCATCCCCATATCCACACCATCGTGTTAGGCGGAGGGCTGGATGCCAAGAACCACTGGAAAGATAACGGTGAGGATTTTTTTCTCCCTGTCAAAGTCATTTCCAGGGTTTTTCGGGGCAAGTATCTTGCCGGGCTAAAACAGCTATGGACGGATGGAAAGCTGGAGTTCCATGGAACAGCGGAACCTTACAAAAATCATTATGCCTTCATGGAACTTTTGGACACCTGCTATGCCAAAGAATGGATTCCTTATTGCAAGAAGCCATTCCGTGGTGCGGAGTCTGTTATCAAATATCTTGGCAAATATACTCACAGGATTGCCATAAGCAACTACCGAATAAAGGGTATGACGGATTCCACGGTTACGTTTACTGTTAAGGATTACAAAAATCAAGGCCAGTGGAAGGAACTTACACTTCCTGGGGAAGAATTCATCCGGAGATTTCTGATGCATGTTCCTCCAAAACGTTTTGTGCGGATTCGGCATTACGGCCTGCTTTCTTCTCGGAATAAAAACAAGAAGATTATACTATGCCGCAATCTGCTTGGCTGTAAGAAATACATTTCCAGACTTAAAGATCTTGATGCGCCCGCTATTATCAAACTGCTCTATAACAAGGATGTCTGCAAATGCTCATCCTGCGGTGGAAACATCATTCCTCTGCCGTCTGGCAGGTATTACACAAGGCCTGAGCCACACCTATTATGTTAA
- a CDS encoding site-specific integrase — translation MYEDIFNSIRQAAEKRNLRERTIQLYCSDVSYFLRCTNKPVTDLTLEDADAFLTMKRLEGRSPETHNHYRSAIKFFYKRVLKIRWDDDEIPAMKRERNLPTVLTHQEINAIIDATTNLKHKAIIATMYSSGLRVSEVIHLHYDDISRTNLTIHVRETKGRIDRYTILSRRNLDLLTEYWYQCGRPKGILFPSSWTGGYLEPNSINQFFKESARRAGITRRVSSHACRHSFASHLFESGTDIKYIQSLLGHVDPRSTDIYLHVSNKTLLGIRSPFDAPEGGES, via the coding sequence ATGTACGAAGATATTTTTAATTCCATCCGCCAAGCTGCGGAAAAACGCAACCTTAGAGAACGGACCATTCAACTGTATTGCAGTGATGTCAGCTATTTCCTGCGCTGCACCAATAAGCCTGTTACTGACCTCACACTCGAGGATGCAGATGCCTTTCTTACCATGAAACGTCTGGAAGGCAGATCGCCGGAAACACATAATCATTATCGTTCAGCAATCAAGTTCTTCTACAAAAGAGTATTGAAGATACGCTGGGACGATGATGAAATTCCTGCAATGAAGCGGGAACGTAATCTTCCAACAGTCCTTACCCATCAGGAGATAAATGCCATCATTGATGCAACAACGAACCTGAAGCATAAAGCCATCATTGCGACCATGTATTCCTCTGGATTGCGCGTATCCGAGGTGATCCATCTCCACTATGATGATATTTCCCGTACCAACTTGACCATTCATGTCCGTGAGACAAAGGGAAGGATCGACCGGTATACGATCCTTTCCCGGAGAAATCTGGATCTTCTCACAGAGTACTGGTATCAGTGCGGCCGTCCGAAAGGCATTCTTTTCCCAAGCTCATGGACCGGTGGATACCTTGAGCCGAACAGTATCAACCAGTTCTTTAAAGAAAGTGCCAGACGCGCCGGTATTACCCGCCGTGTTTCTTCCCATGCGTGCCGCCATAGTTTTGCAAGCCACCTGTTTGAAAGTGGAACGGATATCAAATATATCCAGTCCCTTCTTGGTCATGTTGATCCCCGCTCTACGGATATATACCTTCATGTAAGCAACAAAACTCTTCTTGGTATCCGCAGCCCTTTTGATGCTCCGGAAGGCGGTGAATCATGA
- a CDS encoding AAA family ATPase, translating to MPDVMTIKEASILWGIGERRITTLCREGRIPGAIKNKCWLIPADAAKPGDKRVKTGAYVKTKLPEDLPLPIGVSDYKTAVSEYYYVDKTLLIKEFLDEKAKVSLFTRPRRFGKTLNMDMIKTFFEISEEDTSVLFRDKKIWSCGQKYRDFQGKYPVIFITFKDIKNQNWEDSLANIASVLSGEFLRHQELMDSGKVNAFDKEYYQKVAGQKASEVELSQGLLILSRMLDKHYGVSPIIIIDEYDTPIQQGFTEGFYDQAVLFMRNFFSGGLKDNPHLSYGFMTGILSSKEIIFSGLNNLKINSVIDQKYCEYFGFTADEVKEMAAYYKASSKYKEICEWYDGYRFGNVDIFNPWSVSYYFANSCEPRAFWIATGSNDIIGEMLKSVEELIYESLRSLLQGRTVTACIDTNVIYPQIKERPSSVYSFLLVAGYLKTVKTEASFNGDYMCELAIPNWEITYVYNKEILERMSPMIPQATAIDIQVALYTGDAAELKRKLEKLLLQSASFYDVAKESFYHGFVLGLCAIVDNCYEITSNRESGEGRFDICMKPRKEGLPGILIELKASKDSGGLKELAKDAIWQIEEKKYQAMLEKAGVRSVLKYGVAFCGKNVEIELR from the coding sequence ATGTGAAAACAAAGTTACCGGAAGATTTGCCGCTGCCGATTGGCGTGTCGGATTATAAGACTGCCGTGTCAGAATATTACTATGTAGATAAGACCCTGCTGATTAAGGAATTTCTGGATGAAAAAGCGAAGGTATCTCTCTTTACAAGACCCCGCAGATTCGGCAAAACGCTGAATATGGATATGATAAAAACCTTTTTTGAAATTAGCGAGGAGGATACGTCTGTATTGTTTCGTGATAAGAAAATCTGGTCATGTGGACAGAAGTATCGGGATTTTCAGGGAAAGTATCCTGTGATTTTTATTACCTTTAAGGATATCAAAAATCAGAATTGGGAAGACTCACTTGCCAATATTGCATCCGTGCTTTCAGGAGAGTTCCTCCGACACCAGGAGCTGATGGATAGCGGGAAGGTCAATGCTTTTGATAAGGAATACTATCAGAAGGTCGCAGGTCAAAAAGCCAGTGAAGTGGAATTGTCTCAGGGATTACTAATCCTATCACGAATGCTGGATAAGCATTATGGTGTGTCTCCCATCATTATTATTGATGAGTATGATACACCGATTCAACAGGGCTTCACCGAAGGGTTTTATGATCAGGCGGTGCTGTTCATGCGAAATTTCTTTTCAGGGGGGTTAAAGGATAACCCTCATCTTTCCTATGGTTTTATGACAGGTATTTTGAGCTCAAAGGAAATTATTTTCAGTGGTCTTAATAATCTCAAGATTAACTCTGTTATTGATCAGAAGTACTGTGAGTATTTTGGATTTACGGCTGATGAAGTGAAGGAGATGGCGGCCTATTATAAAGCAAGCAGCAAGTACAAGGAAATCTGTGAATGGTACGACGGATACCGGTTTGGCAATGTCGACATTTTTAATCCATGGTCTGTGAGCTATTACTTCGCCAATAGCTGTGAACCAAGAGCCTTCTGGATTGCAACGGGCAGTAATGATATCATCGGCGAGATGCTAAAAAGTGTAGAGGAATTAATCTATGAGAGCCTCCGGTCATTGCTGCAGGGAAGAACCGTAACCGCATGTATCGATACCAATGTAATATATCCACAGATTAAAGAGCGGCCTTCTTCTGTATACAGCTTCCTCCTGGTAGCTGGGTATCTGAAAACTGTTAAAACTGAGGCTTCCTTTAATGGGGATTATATGTGTGAACTTGCGATTCCGAACTGGGAGATTACCTATGTGTATAACAAGGAGATACTGGAGCGGATGAGTCCGATGATTCCGCAGGCAACTGCAATTGATATTCAGGTGGCCTTGTACACAGGAGACGCCGCAGAGTTAAAGAGGAAACTGGAAAAACTCCTGTTACAGTCCGCAAGTTTCTATGATGTGGCGAAAGAAAGCTTCTATCATGGTTTTGTGCTCGGCTTGTGTGCTATCGTGGATAACTGTTATGAGATTACTTCAAATCGAGAATCCGGAGAAGGGCGATTTGATATTTGCATGAAACCGAGAAAAGAAGGGCTGCCGGGCATCCTCATAGAGCTGAAAGCTTCAAAAGACAGCGGCGGACTGAAAGAATTGGCAAAAGATGCTATTTGGCAGATTGAGGAAAAGAAGTACCAAGCAATGCTGGAAAAAGCAGGGGTCAGGTCTGTTTTGAAATATGGAGTGGCTTTTTGCGGAAAAAATGTGGAAATTGAACTAAGATAA